From a single Stackebrandtia endophytica genomic region:
- the gltB gene encoding glutamate synthase large subunit, translating into MRFSQPAASHTGLYRPHHEHDACGVAFLVDTAGRRSHRIVAGGLSALCRMDHRGARGADPDTGDGAGIMLQIPDAFYREVVDFSLPAPGHYATGLVFCSDDELERVRLTVDKYALAEGATVLGWRDVPVNPDCLGHTARAVMPRIRQVFVAAEADLSGVELDRLAFAVRKQAERELRERDTSAAFITLSSRTIVYKGMLTPAQVGQFYTDLADERVTSALALVHSRFSTNTFPSWPLAHPYRMVAHNGEINTIRGNRNWMTARQAQLATDALPGRLKRLYPICTPGASDSMNFDEVVELLHLGGRSLPHAMLMMIPEAWESNTSMDPKRREFYRFHASLMEPWDGPACVAFTDGTQIGAVLDRNGLRPARWWRTSDGLVILASEAGVVDLDPASVVEKGRLTPGRMFLVDTAAGRIIGDDEIKDELAAEHPYADWTHAGLIRLDALPEREHIVYTHDSVRRRQITFGYTEEELRLLLMPMATNAAEPVVSMGTDTPIAGLSHRPRLLYDYFSQLFAQVTNPPLDAIREELVTSLGMTIGPEHNLLDAEAVSCRQIELPRPVIDNDELAKILSIDADGDMPGFKAVRVSGLYKARLGAEGIKSRLVEICRHVSEAIEDGVRILVLSDRDSTADLAPIPSLLLTAAVHQHLIREQTRTQIALVVETGDCRTVHHAAVLLGYGAAAINPYLAFESIEHMVRHDVIDMDARQAVENYLAAMCRGVLKIMSKMGISTVSSYCGAQVFEAVGLNDQFVHRYFTGTDTRLGGAGLPEIAAEVNQRHHAAYHSATTEKKLLDVGGEYQWRRDGEVHLFNPETVFLLQHSTRSGQYEVFKKYSDTIDRMTADSGALRGLLDLHSDAEPIPIDEVEPAEAILARFSTGAMSYGALSSESHETLAIAMNRLGGKSNSGEGGESDDRLDDPLRRSAVKQVASGRFGVTSRYLTSADDIQIKMAQGAKPGEGGQLPGNKVYPWIAQTRNATPGVGLISPPPHHDIYSIEDLAQLIYDLKHANDTARIHVKLVSEVGVGTVAAGVAKAHADVILISGHDGGTGAAPANSTKHAGTPWEVGLAEAQQTLIHNGLRDRVTVQVDGAMKTGRDVVVAALLGAEEYGFATAPLIVSGCVMMRVCHLDTCPVGVATQNPTLRRRFTGKPEFVENFFRYIAQEVRELLAHLGLRSLDEAIGRVELLRHRSDLAAGKSARIDLSPLLSRDGLTPDTPRRRLRGQQHGIETTLGWRLREQARPAVVNGGHVTIDSEVSNTDRSVGTLLGAEVTRRHPGGLPEDTIVLNLHGTAGQSLGAFVPAGVTIRLSGDANDYVGKGLSGGRIALRPDAQATFAADQNIIAGNTVLYGATGGELYCSGQTGERFAVRNSGAVAVVEGVGDHGCEYMTGGTVVVIGPTGRNFAAGMSGGVAYVYRLDPMKVNTELVDLDPMGASDIALVADLLTAHQHETGSTAAARLLSDWPRSAAGFTKVIPGEYKRVLAETERRHAEQQAATNPKEADHA; encoded by the coding sequence GTGCGTTTCTCCCAACCCGCGGCTAGCCACACCGGTCTCTACCGACCCCATCACGAACACGATGCCTGTGGAGTCGCGTTCCTGGTCGACACCGCCGGTCGACGCAGCCACCGCATCGTCGCCGGTGGCCTGTCGGCGCTGTGCCGGATGGATCACCGAGGTGCCCGCGGCGCCGACCCCGACACCGGTGACGGCGCCGGGATCATGCTCCAGATCCCCGACGCCTTCTACCGCGAAGTGGTGGACTTCTCGCTGCCCGCCCCCGGCCACTACGCCACCGGACTGGTCTTCTGTTCCGATGACGAGCTCGAGCGGGTACGCCTGACCGTCGACAAGTACGCGCTGGCCGAAGGCGCCACCGTTCTGGGGTGGCGGGACGTCCCGGTCAACCCGGACTGCCTCGGGCATACCGCGCGGGCGGTGATGCCACGGATCCGACAGGTGTTCGTCGCCGCCGAGGCGGACCTGTCCGGCGTGGAACTGGACCGTCTCGCCTTCGCGGTACGCAAGCAGGCCGAGCGGGAACTGCGGGAACGCGACACCTCCGCGGCCTTCATCACCCTGTCGTCGCGCACGATCGTCTACAAGGGCATGCTCACCCCCGCCCAGGTCGGGCAGTTCTACACCGACCTCGCCGACGAACGCGTCACCTCCGCCCTGGCCTTGGTGCACAGCCGGTTCTCCACCAACACCTTCCCCTCCTGGCCGCTGGCGCATCCGTACCGCATGGTGGCGCATAACGGTGAGATCAACACGATTCGCGGCAACCGCAACTGGATGACCGCGCGGCAGGCCCAGCTGGCCACCGACGCACTTCCCGGCCGGCTCAAGCGGCTCTACCCGATCTGCACCCCCGGCGCCAGCGACTCGATGAACTTCGACGAGGTCGTCGAACTGCTGCACCTGGGCGGCCGGTCCCTGCCGCACGCGATGCTCATGATGATTCCCGAAGCGTGGGAGTCCAACACCTCGATGGATCCCAAACGACGGGAGTTCTACCGGTTCCACGCCTCTCTCATGGAGCCGTGGGACGGTCCCGCGTGTGTGGCGTTCACCGACGGAACCCAGATCGGTGCGGTCCTCGACCGCAACGGACTACGTCCGGCGCGCTGGTGGCGGACCTCCGACGGGCTGGTGATCCTCGCCAGCGAGGCCGGGGTCGTCGACCTGGATCCGGCGAGCGTCGTGGAGAAGGGCCGCCTGACCCCGGGGCGGATGTTCCTGGTGGACACCGCCGCCGGTCGGATCATCGGCGACGACGAGATCAAGGACGAGCTGGCCGCCGAACACCCCTATGCCGACTGGACCCACGCGGGGCTCATCCGGTTGGACGCCCTGCCCGAACGCGAACACATCGTCTACACCCACGACAGTGTTCGCCGTCGCCAGATCACCTTCGGGTACACCGAGGAGGAACTGCGACTGCTGCTGATGCCGATGGCGACCAACGCGGCCGAACCGGTCGTGTCGATGGGCACCGACACCCCGATCGCCGGGCTGTCACATCGACCCCGGTTGCTGTACGACTACTTCAGCCAGCTGTTCGCGCAGGTGACCAACCCGCCGCTGGACGCGATACGGGAGGAGTTGGTGACCTCACTGGGGATGACCATCGGCCCCGAACACAATCTGCTGGACGCCGAGGCGGTGTCGTGTCGCCAGATCGAACTGCCGCGGCCGGTCATCGACAACGACGAGTTGGCTAAGATCCTGTCGATCGACGCCGACGGTGACATGCCGGGCTTCAAGGCGGTCCGGGTTTCGGGTCTCTACAAGGCACGGTTGGGTGCCGAGGGGATCAAGTCCCGTCTCGTCGAGATCTGTCGACACGTCTCCGAGGCCATCGAGGACGGTGTACGGATCCTGGTGCTGTCCGACCGTGACTCCACCGCCGACCTCGCGCCGATCCCGTCCCTGCTGTTGACCGCCGCGGTGCACCAGCACCTCATCCGGGAACAGACCCGCACCCAGATCGCCCTGGTCGTCGAGACCGGCGACTGCCGGACCGTGCATCACGCCGCCGTCCTCCTGGGATACGGTGCCGCCGCCATCAACCCGTACCTGGCGTTCGAGTCCATCGAACACATGGTTCGCCACGACGTGATCGACATGGACGCCCGGCAGGCGGTCGAGAACTACCTCGCCGCCATGTGTCGGGGCGTCTTGAAGATCATGTCCAAGATGGGCATCTCCACGGTCTCGTCATACTGCGGCGCGCAGGTGTTCGAAGCCGTCGGGCTCAACGACCAGTTCGTGCACCGCTACTTCACCGGAACCGACACCCGGTTGGGCGGTGCGGGCCTGCCCGAGATCGCCGCCGAGGTCAACCAACGCCACCACGCCGCCTATCATTCGGCGACCACGGAGAAGAAGCTCCTCGACGTCGGCGGGGAGTACCAGTGGCGCCGCGACGGCGAGGTTCACCTGTTCAACCCCGAGACGGTGTTCCTGCTGCAACACTCCACTCGCAGCGGCCAGTACGAGGTGTTCAAGAAGTACAGTGACACCATCGACCGGATGACCGCTGACAGTGGAGCACTACGCGGTCTGCTGGACCTGCACTCCGATGCCGAACCCATTCCGATCGACGAGGTCGAACCGGCCGAGGCGATCCTGGCGAGGTTCTCCACCGGCGCGATGTCCTACGGGGCGTTGTCCTCGGAGTCGCACGAGACGTTGGCCATCGCGATGAACCGGCTGGGCGGTAAGTCCAACAGCGGTGAGGGCGGCGAATCCGACGACCGCCTGGACGATCCGTTGCGGCGTTCGGCGGTCAAACAGGTCGCCTCCGGCCGGTTCGGCGTCACCAGTCGATACCTCACCAGCGCCGACGACATCCAGATCAAGATGGCGCAGGGCGCCAAACCCGGTGAGGGTGGTCAGCTGCCCGGCAACAAGGTCTATCCGTGGATCGCGCAGACCCGCAACGCCACGCCCGGGGTCGGGTTGATCTCGCCGCCACCGCATCACGACATCTACTCCATCGAAGACCTCGCGCAACTGATCTACGACCTCAAACACGCCAACGACACCGCCCGCATTCACGTCAAACTGGTCTCCGAGGTCGGCGTCGGCACCGTCGCCGCCGGTGTGGCCAAGGCACACGCCGACGTCATCCTGATCTCCGGACACGACGGTGGAACCGGTGCGGCACCGGCAAACTCGACCAAACATGCGGGTACTCCCTGGGAGGTCGGCCTCGCCGAGGCCCAGCAGACCCTGATCCACAACGGACTGCGAGACCGGGTCACCGTGCAGGTCGACGGCGCGATGAAGACCGGCCGGGACGTGGTCGTGGCCGCACTTCTGGGCGCCGAAGAGTACGGCTTCGCCACCGCGCCGCTCATCGTGTCGGGCTGCGTCATGATGCGGGTGTGCCACCTCGACACCTGCCCGGTGGGGGTCGCCACCCAGAACCCGACGCTGCGCCGACGCTTTACCGGCAAACCCGAGTTCGTCGAGAACTTCTTCCGCTACATCGCGCAGGAGGTGCGAGAACTACTGGCGCACTTGGGATTGCGAAGTCTCGACGAGGCCATCGGTCGCGTGGAGCTGCTGCGTCACCGAAGTGACCTGGCCGCCGGAAAGTCGGCCCGCATCGACCTGTCACCGCTGCTCTCCCGCGACGGACTCACCCCCGACACACCCCGGCGGCGGCTGCGCGGCCAGCAACACGGCATCGAAACCACCCTGGGGTGGCGGCTGCGCGAACAGGCCCGTCCCGCCGTCGTCAACGGGGGACACGTCACGATCGACTCCGAGGTCAGCAACACCGACCGCTCCGTCGGCACCCTTCTGGGCGCGGAGGTGACCCGGCGACACCCGGGTGGCCTGCCCGAGGACACGATCGTGCTGAACCTGCACGGCACCGCCGGACAATCACTGGGCGCCTTCGTGCCCGCCGGCGTCACCATTCGACTGTCCGGAGACGCCAACGACTACGTCGGCAAGGGACTGTCCGGCGGCCGGATCGCATTGCGCCCCGACGCCCAGGCGACCTTCGCGGCCGATCAGAACATCATCGCCGGCAACACCGTCCTCTACGGCGCGACCGGCGGCGAACTGTACTGCAGCGGCCAGACCGGTGAACGCTTCGCGGTACGCAACTCCGGTGCGGTCGCGGTGGTCGAAGGCGTGGGGGACCACGGTTGCGAGTACATGACCGGTGGCACCGTCGTCGTCATCGGTCCGACCGGCCGCAACTTCGCCGCCGGGATGTCCGGCGGAGTCGCCTACGTCTACCGCCTGGACCCGATGAAGGTCAACACCGAGCTCGTCGACCTCGATCCCATGGGCGCCAGCGACATCGCGCTGGTAGCCGACCTGCTCACCGCGCATCAGCACGAAACCGGTTCGACGGCGGCGGCGCGGCTGCTGTCGGACTGGCCCCGATCGGCGGCCGGGTTCACCAAGGTCATTCCCGGTGAGTACAAGCGGGTTCTTGCCGAGACCGAACGTCGACACGCCGAACAACAGGCCGCGACCAACCCGAAGGAGGCCGACCATGCCTGA
- a CDS encoding glutamate synthase subunit beta, whose product MPDPNGFLHHRRELPPRRPVPIRLMDWKEVYEPGDEGRMRDQAARCMDCGIPFCHQACPLGNKIPEWNDLVRTGRWREAARQLHATNNFPEFTGKLCPAPCEASCVLGIGSETVEYGADVGAVTIKQIEADIAERAFVDDEVTPRPPAELSGRTVAVVGSGPAGLAAAQQLARAGHAVTVYERDDAIGGLLRYGIPDFKLEKHHIDRRVDQLWAEGVTFVTDCRIGVDITMERLRQRHDAVLLATGALEGRATDTPGHRLRGIHLAMDHLVDSNRVVAGKAPFATIDAAGKHVVIIGGGDTAADCLGVAHRQGAASVTQLDSYPRPSVERDPSRDPWPVWPTLLRDYPAHEEGGTRVFASATAEFLGDDAGHVRHMRISEVTVDKSTGRRVVTPVEGTARDIPADLVLLAIGFVGTEEQPLLAQSDLQRDRGVITCGPDWQTDAPGVFVAGDAHRGASLIVWAIAEGRSAAAAIHRYLGGDTPLPSPVTYDAVALGG is encoded by the coding sequence ATGCCTGACCCCAACGGTTTCCTGCACCACCGCCGTGAACTCCCGCCGCGCCGGCCGGTACCGATCCGGTTGATGGACTGGAAAGAGGTGTACGAGCCCGGCGACGAGGGCCGGATGCGCGACCAGGCCGCCCGATGCATGGACTGCGGTATCCCGTTCTGCCACCAGGCCTGCCCACTGGGCAACAAGATTCCGGAGTGGAACGACCTCGTCCGCACCGGACGATGGCGCGAGGCGGCACGGCAACTCCACGCCACCAACAACTTTCCCGAGTTCACCGGGAAGCTCTGCCCGGCGCCGTGCGAGGCGTCGTGCGTGCTCGGCATCGGCTCCGAGACCGTCGAGTACGGCGCCGACGTCGGTGCGGTCACGATCAAGCAGATCGAGGCCGACATCGCCGAGCGGGCCTTCGTCGACGACGAGGTGACACCGCGACCACCGGCGGAGCTCAGCGGCCGCACCGTCGCCGTCGTCGGGTCGGGCCCGGCCGGACTGGCGGCGGCCCAACAGTTGGCCCGCGCCGGGCACGCCGTCACCGTCTACGAACGCGACGACGCCATCGGTGGCCTGCTGCGCTACGGAATCCCCGACTTCAAACTGGAGAAGCACCACATCGACCGCCGCGTCGACCAGCTGTGGGCCGAAGGGGTCACCTTCGTGACCGACTGCCGCATCGGCGTCGACATCACCATGGAACGGCTGCGGCAACGCCACGACGCCGTCCTGCTGGCTACCGGCGCCCTCGAAGGCCGTGCCACCGACACCCCCGGACACCGGTTGCGGGGCATTCACCTGGCGATGGACCACCTGGTCGACTCCAACCGCGTCGTCGCCGGGAAGGCGCCGTTCGCCACGATCGACGCGGCCGGGAAACACGTGGTCATCATCGGTGGCGGAGACACCGCCGCCGACTGCCTGGGCGTGGCCCATCGACAGGGCGCCGCATCGGTGACCCAATTGGACTCCTACCCGCGGCCATCCGTGGAGCGCGACCCGAGTCGGGATCCGTGGCCGGTCTGGCCGACCCTGCTGCGCGACTACCCGGCCCACGAGGAGGGTGGCACCCGGGTGTTCGCCTCCGCCACCGCCGAGTTCCTGGGCGATGACGCCGGGCACGTCCGTCACATGCGCATCAGCGAGGTCACCGTCGACAAGTCGACGGGACGGCGGGTGGTGACCCCGGTCGAGGGCACCGCCCGCGACATCCCCGCCGACCTGGTGCTGTTGGCCATCGGGTTCGTCGGCACCGAGGAACAACCCCTGCTGGCCCAGTCCGACCTACAGCGCGACCGAGGCGTCATCACCTGCGGACCGGACTGGCAGACCGACGCACCGGGAGTGTTCGTCGCCGGAGACGCCCACCGCGGTGCCTCGCTCATCGTGTGGGCCATCGCCGAGGGCCGGTCCGCCGCCGCGGCCATCCACCGTTACCTCGGAGGCGACACACCACTGCCGTCGCCGGTGACCTACGACGCGGTCGCGTTGGGAGGATGA
- the pyk gene encoding pyruvate kinase translates to MTRRAKIVCTIGPATATPERIRELVEAGMDVARLNFSHGSHADHESVYRLVREAAAESGRAIGILADLQGPKIRLGKFEGGSAEWNTGDHVTITSQDILGTAERVSVTYAKLPAEVHAGDRLLVDDGKLALEVRDVEGDDIHCLVLEGGPVSNHKGLSLPNVAVSVPALSEKDTEDLRFSLGLGVDMIALSFVRSAEDIKPVHAVMAELDAKRPVLAKIEKPEAVDRLEAIVMAFDGIMVARGDLGVELPLEQVPLVQKRCVQLCRENAKPVIVATQMLDSMISNARPTRAETSDVANAVLDGADAVMLSGETSVGKYPIETVRTMARIVATTEGGQFTPPRLEHDPKTQGGAITHAASRVARAVDAKALVAFSQTGDTVRRLSRLHCPLPLLAFTPEEKTRGQLALSWGVDSHLVEFVHHTDEMFQQVDEAMLGLGAAKIGDLVVIVAGSPPGTPGSTNTLRVHRIGLAEHG, encoded by the coding sequence GTGACCCGTCGAGCCAAGATTGTCTGCACCATCGGACCCGCCACCGCGACCCCCGAACGCATCAGGGAACTGGTCGAAGCCGGAATGGACGTCGCCAGGCTGAACTTCAGCCACGGCAGCCATGCCGACCATGAGTCGGTGTACCGACTCGTCAGGGAGGCCGCCGCCGAATCCGGGCGCGCCATCGGCATCCTGGCCGACCTTCAGGGGCCCAAGATCCGGCTCGGCAAGTTCGAGGGCGGCAGTGCCGAGTGGAACACCGGCGACCACGTCACCATCACCAGCCAGGACATCCTCGGTACCGCCGAGCGGGTCAGCGTCACCTACGCGAAGCTGCCCGCCGAGGTGCACGCCGGTGACCGCCTCCTCGTCGACGACGGGAAACTGGCGCTTGAAGTCCGTGACGTCGAGGGTGACGACATCCACTGCCTGGTTCTCGAAGGCGGCCCGGTATCGAACCACAAGGGCCTATCGTTGCCCAATGTGGCGGTCAGTGTGCCCGCGCTGTCTGAAAAGGACACCGAGGACCTGCGGTTCTCGCTGGGCCTGGGCGTCGACATGATCGCGCTGTCCTTCGTGCGCAGCGCCGAGGACATCAAACCCGTCCACGCCGTCATGGCCGAACTCGACGCCAAGCGTCCCGTCCTGGCCAAGATCGAGAAACCCGAGGCCGTCGACCGGTTGGAGGCCATCGTCATGGCCTTCGACGGCATCATGGTCGCCCGCGGCGACCTGGGCGTCGAACTGCCGCTGGAACAGGTCCCCCTGGTCCAGAAACGCTGTGTCCAGCTGTGCCGGGAGAACGCCAAACCCGTCATCGTCGCCACCCAGATGCTCGACTCGATGATCAGCAACGCCCGGCCCACCCGCGCCGAGACCTCGGACGTCGCCAACGCCGTCCTCGACGGCGCCGACGCCGTCATGCTGTCCGGAGAGACCAGCGTCGGCAAATACCCGATCGAGACCGTGCGCACCATGGCCCGCATCGTCGCCACCACCGAGGGCGGCCAGTTCACGCCCCCGCGACTGGAGCACGACCCCAAGACCCAGGGCGGAGCCATCACCCACGCCGCCTCCCGAGTGGCCCGCGCCGTCGACGCCAAGGCCCTCGTGGCGTTCAGCCAGACCGGTGACACCGTGCGTCGCCTCTCCCGCCTGCACTGCCCGCTGCCTCTGCTGGCATTCACCCCCGAGGAGAAGACCCGCGGTCAACTCGCGTTGTCCTGGGGCGTCGACAGCCACCTCGTCGAGTTCGTGCACCACACCGACGAGATGTTCCAGCAGGTCGACGAGGCCATGCTCGGTCTCGGCGCGGCCAAGATCGGCGACCTCGTCGTGATCGTCGCCGGTTCCCCGCCCGGAACCCCCGGATCCACCAACACGCTGCGGGTACACCGGATCGGATTGGCGGAACACGGGTGA
- a CDS encoding acyl-CoA thioesterase: MNGLLTGQAAVDELLHVLDLERIEVNIFRGIGPQVSTPRVFGGQVAGQALIAAGRTVDSDRAVHSLHGYFVRPGDSTKPIVYQVDRIRDGRSFSVRRTQAFQNGQPIFFMSASFHVGETGLEHSEPAPQHVPPPEEVPTLPERLADHPDRLGIWSRTARPIDVRYIGESGFAASGERPAAHEQRVWMRAAGTLPDDPLIHVCVLTYASDLTLLDTVLNQHGQVWGPGGYLGTSLDHALWFHRPFRADEWFLYDSMSPSAAAGRGLATGRFFTRDGAHIASAVQEGLLREMPGTPPGVP; this comes from the coding sequence GTGAACGGTCTCCTGACCGGGCAGGCCGCCGTCGACGAACTGCTGCACGTCCTCGACCTCGAACGCATCGAAGTCAACATCTTCCGGGGCATCGGGCCGCAGGTCTCCACCCCGCGCGTCTTCGGTGGCCAGGTCGCCGGGCAGGCACTGATCGCCGCCGGACGCACCGTCGACTCCGACCGCGCGGTCCATTCCCTGCACGGTTACTTCGTCCGGCCGGGGGACTCCACCAAACCCATCGTCTACCAGGTCGACCGCATCAGGGACGGCCGATCCTTCTCGGTCCGTCGCACCCAGGCGTTCCAGAACGGACAACCGATCTTCTTCATGTCCGCCTCCTTCCACGTGGGGGAGACCGGCCTGGAACACTCCGAACCGGCACCGCAACACGTGCCGCCGCCGGAGGAGGTCCCCACCCTGCCCGAACGGCTCGCCGACCACCCCGACCGATTGGGGATCTGGTCCCGGACCGCCCGTCCCATCGACGTGCGCTACATCGGCGAATCCGGATTCGCCGCATCCGGGGAACGGCCCGCCGCACACGAACAACGCGTCTGGATGCGCGCCGCCGGAACCCTCCCCGACGACCCGCTCATCCACGTCTGCGTCCTGACCTACGCCAGCGACCTCACCCTGCTCGACACCGTGCTCAACCAGCACGGGCAAGTCTGGGGCCCCGGCGGATACCTCGGAACCAGCCTCGACCACGCCCTCTGGTTCCACCGTCCGTTCCGAGCCGACGAATGGTTCCTCTACGACTCCATGTCACCTTCGGCGGCAGCCGGCCGAGGACTGGCCACCGGCAGATTTTTCACCCGCGACGGCGCCCACATCGCCTCGGCGGTGCAGGAGGGCCTCCTGCGGGAGATGCCGGGAACCCCACCAGGTGTGCCCTGA